The sequence TGGTGGGTGTACATCTCATTCACTTTAGAAAGTGGTGTAGATCTAATGGGACGattctcatgatttttcattaacataTCATTGTTTTGTTCAGCCACGAGAAGATGAGAAATTAGTTCAGAATACTTCTTGAAATCCTTTTCTCGATATTGTTGTTGTAAAAGCACATTCAAGGTATGAAATGTGGAGAACGTTTTTTCCATCATATCAACATCATTAAATTTATGTCCACATAGTTTCAATTGAGAAGTAATTCTTAACATGGAAGAATTGTACTCATGAATAGACTTTAAGTCTTGTAGCCTTAAATGCATCCAATCATATCGTGTCCTTGGATGAATGACCAtcttcaaatggtcatatctTTCTTTTAGATTATTCCACCCAAAACGGGTGGATCTTTGACTGTGaaatattcaattttcaaaatttcgtTAATATGATGATGTAAGAATATCATTGTTTTAGCATAGTCTTGTTTTGAtgctttattttcaattttaatggtGTCTCCAAGACCCATAGCATCCAAATGGATTTCAGCATCCAATACCCATGAAAGGTAGTTCTTGCCCGAACTATGAAGGCAACGAACTCAAGTTTAGTAAGATTAGtcataataaaaagaagaaaaatagtaaTACCTTAGCCGTCAAATTTAGTCTTTCAAACTTTGAGATGACAgagtctcgtgctgataacgtgttctAAAACAAAGACTAAGtactaaaattaaactaataacaATATAGTTAAGAAGAGAAGAATGTAGTAGAGAGATAAAATAGGAAACTTGAATCTTCcttatttaggtatattttctATAGAGATTACAATGATAGGCATAAGAGGGGTATAATGGACATTCACTAATTTTGTCCACAacacatttaaatttaattctaGTAATTAGAGTAGCATAATACATTGTGGGTGCACTATTTGGactaaatcaaaagaaaattgctttttttatttagattttatttcttttaatttttttgtttgatttcggttttagaaaaataaaaccgaaaaagataatatatatatacatatatatatatatatatatagttggaGTTAACAACATTTGtccctttttagttattttcattatgatttaGTGTGTGTATTTGGTAtagaggaaaatattttccaattttctcatgtttggttggttcaaatgtattgaaaaatattttcgaaatcatctcatttttctcaaatttaggaaaaatgacttcctttcAAAACTCAAAGAAACACATTTTCCAAAATTCTCTTTCAACCTCTCTGTACTCGCCCACCCTACCAGCCCCGACCCCAACCCTATCAGNNNNNNNNNNNNNNNNNNNNNNNNNNNNNNNNNNNNNNNNNNNNNNNNNNNNNNNNNNNNNNNNNNNNNNNNNNNNNNNNNNNNNNNNNNNNNNNNNNNNNNNNNNNNNNNNNNNNNNNNNNNNNNNNNNNNNNNNNNNNNNNNNNNNNNNNNNNNNNNNNNNNNNNNNNNNNNNNNNNNNNNNNNNNNNNNNNNNNNNNNNNNNNNNNNNNNNNNNNNNNNNNNNNNNNNNNNNNNNNNNNNNNNNNNNNNNNNNNNNNNNNNNNNNNNNNNNNNNNNNNNNNNNNNNNNNNNNNNNNNNNNNNNNNNNNNNNNNNNNNNNNNNNNNNNNNNNNNNNNNNNNNNNNNNNNNNNNNNNNNNNNNNNNNNNNNNNNNNNNNNNNNNNNNNNNNNNNNNNNNNNNNNNNNNNNNNNNNNNNNNNNNNNNNNNNNNNNNNNNNNNNNNNNNNNNNNNNNNNNNNNNNNNNNNNNNNNNNNNNNNNNNNNNNNNNNNNNNNNNNNNNNNNNNNNNNNNNNNNNNNNNNNNNNNNNNNNNNNNNNNNNNNNNNNNNNNNNNNNNNNNNNNNNNNNNNNNNNNNNNNNNNNNNNNNNNNNNNNNNNNNNNNNNNNNNNNNNNNNNNNNNNNNNNNNNNNNNNNNNNNNNNNNNNNNNNNNNNNNNNNNNNNNNNNNNNNNNNNNNNNNNNNNNNNNNNNNNNNNNNNNNNNNNNNNNNNNNNNNNNNNNNNNNNNNNNNNNNNNNNNNNNNNNNNNNNNNNNNNNNNNNNNNNNNNNNNNNNNNNNNNNNNNNNNNNNNNNNNNNNNNNNNNNNNNNNNNNNNNNNNNNNNNNNNNNNNNNNNNNNNNNNNNNNNNNNNNNNNNNNNNNNNNNNNNNNNNNNNNNNNNNNNNNNNNNNNNNNNNNNNNNNNNNNNNNNNNNNNNNNNNNNNNNNNNNNNNNNNNNNNNNNNNNNNNNNNNNNNNNNNNNNNNNNNNNNNNNNNNNNNNNNNNNNNNNNNNNNNNNNNNNNNNNNNNNNNNNNNNNNNNNNNNNNNNNNNNNNNNNNNNNNNNNNNNNNNNNNNNNNNNNNNNNNNNACCCCACCCCACTAGCCCcctaccaccaccaccaccaccccaaaagaaaaataatatcatttttttaaaaaaaaagttcaacttcaaattttaattttttcacccctaccctcGAACCCCCCATCCCCTCCAcgaaatattttaagtttgttttaaaaaaaaatcaaattcaaaaattattttctactcaagtaaaaaataaaaaatatttctcaaaaacatttttcactcaaaaatcaaacactaaaatattttctactcaccaaccaaacatgagaaaataagtcaatatctacttgttttctaggaaaacatttttcatggACAACATtatccttcataccaaacacacccttagtttattttttatgtttggacatctataattgatatatttttaaatattgtgtTTTACGTTTTACTTGtgatttatattaaaaagtatCTTTTTCAGATTgcaaatataaatttgttatgTTTCTGATTATTGACATAACCGATTAACCAAAAAAACTCaaaccaaaaagagaaaaatcaaaccaaaccaaatttattttgaattggaTTGAATTACACTtcttcaatacaaaaatcaaaaaactaaaaatgaaaaactgAATGCACACCCTTCAATACTTCCAACactttaataataaattcaatagTGCTTAACAGTAACATCAAGCTTAAGAATAGCTTTCAAATTAGGAATATCAATAAAGTGAGTAGTCATTATACCATACCCTCTAACAAATCTAAAATAACCAGTTCCAGACACAATTGAAAATTCCCTTTCGTTCATTGCAAATAAATCAGCACCTTGAATCTCCAAAGTACTCCCTTTATATATCCCATcagtaaaaataatagaaaacatCAAATGTAGTCCCTTACCATCCAATTGTGAATTTATATACATTCCTTGGGCTCTACCAATTAATTTTGAGTTTAGATCTGGACCTTCTGTTACTGGATCATCAACAGCAATAATTGTACCAAAAGAAAGTACACTTGTTTGTGGCCCCTCTTTACCAGCCACAGTTATTGCAGATGTGTCATGTCCACTTAAATAATCATGGACATAAAAAGccagttttgtttgttttctaaAGTTGAAAGTCCAGTAGAGAAGTGGAAGTGCAACAATAATAAGTGGAAACAAAGAAGAATTAGGGATGTGCATTTTTATTTGTGgggaaaaaattgattttgagaTGCACAATTTAATGATGTGTGAAAGATGCTTGATCTTGTGAAAAGGATTATTTGGTTAAGAAAATGACAAAGGTATTGATTTGTTGggtttcttttttaattgttaaataCTACTATATTAGTTTTTTTGGAGGTTCTTATTAGTAGTTtattaaggttttttttttgtgtgtgttatTAACTTATGCTGATGGcaaatttgaatattattttcttgaatttaagaAACAAAGCAAGTATTGAGCGGATAATGCAATATTAATAGTAGGTTGTACCATCAGTGTAGAATATTAATACTAATAGATGAAAGTAATAGAAATAGAGAGTTGAGTGGAaagattttttattcattaaaatgttcAAGTATATAGTGAATAACAGAAATTACTTTAATAGTCAATATATTAAATGCTCATATTAATAATAGATCTATTCTTATTCAAAATGATACGTATAACCTAAGCAATGTAAGTAATTCATTCATACAAATTCATCATGTGCTAAGAACCAGATTTGAATTAGTGATAAGAGGATTTTCAGTCCTCTGCTCTACCAACTGAGCTATTCGACTATTACCAATCTTGATTTGAATTGGTGTATTGAATCTTTTTCTCAATCTGTTAAAGTTCGATCCATCATCAAacgatatttattataattcaattaGGATGTTGAATTCGTGATTTAATTTGTAGAGATATAACACAATCAGCGATTAACTTGAAGACAGATTTATCAAAGTttagtcacaattgtttactaAGATCAACTAGCAAGAGTATTTAGTATGTGTAGAAGTGGGTATCAATTTCGAGTGTGAGTAATGTGATTGCTCAAGAACATTAAGCTCACATGGATAGGCTAGATTTATCTAAATTATCAGATGTATTTCTCAATCACATAATGTTTATACACTATAGCTTTTTCAAGCCTCTAGTGCAAGCCATGCCAAACAATTTATAATCTTAAGATAGATTGCTTTCACAAGAAAATCTAGCATTTGACGATAAAATCTAAATCTCTTTCTCAAGCAAACATAGCAAATAACGTCAATATGCTATTATCAATTTAATCATGCAATCTTTCAATTCATAAGCAGAACATGAAGATATAAACTAGAATTGAGTTTGCAACCTCagtttattaattaaaacatgataatcataaaaattaatataaaacagAGCAACTCATATAAACCCACTATGTTAATAAATACTTAGCTAACTTCATTTACACACCTCTAAAATAGAGGTTTTAGCCACACATAGGGAAATTGAATAGAGTTGTACCAAAATAGTTGTAATCCATCTGAATTGATCCACTCAATCTTCAAAATCTTAAATGCCCAAACAAAAACTACCAATTTCAAGTACAAAAAGCTGCTAAAACGCAAAATCTTTGGAATATTCTTCTGTGCTGTAAATGCATAGAATGGAATATGAGTTACCAAAGTCAGCAAAAATTTCACTTGGAGACCCAATCGGCAATGTTAGTCGGGCTCGCGGACCAACACATCTTCTTGCATTTCCATCGTTAGCTTCAAGCCTTAGATTTTCAAACCATAAGTTGGTGAGCTCGACAGATATCGCCGTTCACAATCGGTGAGTTGTCGAATATCACCAATGCATGTTCAACCCATTGTTCTCTATTTTTAGCAAAACTCTGGTATCTTCAGCGATTTCACATTACCTCAAAGACTTGGTTGGCGAGTCGCAGTTCACTTTATCTTCTCATCAACCTGCTTTTAGCTTTTTAGTATAAGACTCTTTCACTTTTAGCAAGGCCTAGCACGATGAGTGAGTCGCCAAGTGCTCTTTGCAAGCTTCCAGATCAcactttctttgtttttctatgttttggcTATACATTTATCCTTGCCTTATCCTTAGGACTTCATAGTTGCAAATCTAACACTTACGCGAGATATGGACCTAAAATGGCATTCAGACACTATTTTGGTGAACTAAAAAGCCTCAAGTGAGTCCAAATCTCTGACTCATTAGAGAGCGATATGCAAGAATTTGCATCCAAGTCCTAATAGGAGTACTAGTCAGGAAGAATATCCGGATAGGTGACCGGTCACCTACAAGAAATTATACATGGAGGCAAAAGGAAAATGTGTATGAGCTGCGGGAGAATTATCCATACAACAAACAACTATACCTTCACCACAAAAACTGTTAGTGTGACATTTTAATAATTCAAgaattcacatattttaataattcaagAATTCACATATTTTGCATGGCCACATTGATGTTGGTTTAGGACCGTTGGTGCACTTCtcatatattttacataatgaTGGATGAATTGGCAGttgattgttgttgttgaaaatAGTTATTGCTGCATTACTCCAAATGGACTTAATGTATATGTTACGATTTTTCTTGGTGCATGCAGCAACTCCCAAAGTCGTTGGTGGCTTTAATTGtcctttattttattctttattcctccattattttttgtaatacaCGTAACTCCTAAGGCTATTATCTTCAGTGTTTACTACATTATTATCTTTCTATTCGTTGCTAGAAAGACTTCTTCTAGTATAATTAGTGatagtcttcatttggtttggaCACACAACACAAGataaaatatagagtgaaagatttagtcaaaaagagagttctgattagttgaagtaagacatttcttttttgtggagcttttgacttaactcttgtccagagtttgTTGAGTTACACTTTTGTGAATAGGCTGTTGTATCTTTGAGGGAACAAGTAAAACAAGACTACTGCTGGACcagtgaaaacatttgttgcagtgggcttgaatctccttaaagacaGTGAGATATTCGCGCCTCAGCTTGAagagatttattttcttcattttattttcaaatgtaATCTTGTACTTTTGTTATCTTGTAAGTTATcaataacaattttaaggagatacatcatggctacaattgaaaaaatcgCGGATGTCAAGATGAGAGCCTTAACAAGATatttcggttcaatggtaactattttaagagatggaagggtaaagtatTTTTCTACTTAGGTCTTCTCATTGTTTCTTATATGTTAACTGAGAAGAATCTTTATAAAGTAGACATAAcctctatgaatgatgatgaaactattacTCATCTAGAGAAATTGGAAAAAtacgatggtgattcctataaaTGTCggtattatattcttaattgttatatgataatttttatgattattatgataaaacttactctagtgcaaagaaaatttggaagacattgcagagtaagtatgacGAAGAGGCGGGAGCGAAAAAACATGCggctagtagattttttcgtttccaaatggtggacaaTAAATCGGTGATAGACCAAGCTCAAGACTTTATCATGATTGTTTGAGAGATTAGGTCCAAAGAGGCTAAAATTGGAGATAACattattgtttgtggcatagtagataaacttccaccttcttggaaggaatttcaaaaaactatgcgccactaacaaaaggaaacctctcttgaaaccttgataatgaaaatccgcatggaagaagaagcaaggggtcaagatgcacttttacaaacgGAAGAGAACAATATTATAACGAATGTAAATTTAATAACTTCAAATAATGCTACTcttgaaactcacaaaaatgtTTCTTTgaagcctaagaagaaaaaattcaagaaaaacaatGGTAGACctcctaaaaaaaataatggtgaaaataacCAAGCACAAAATAaccaagttcaagaaaagggaccatgcttgtttgtggcaagagtaagcatattgctcgattttgcagaTCCCGGAAATGTGGTACTAACCCTCAGGCAAACATTATtgaagaaccttttgtggcggtgattaccgaTATAAACATGGTtaagaatgttgatggatggtgggttgattctggtgcaaaccgtcatgtctgttatgacaaagactggttTAAAACATATACTCATTTAAGGATcccaaaaccatcatgcttggtgatgctcacactactcaagtgcttggaaagggagatgtcGAATTATGTTTTACTTCTGGGTATTAACtttgaaagatgtactttatactccaTCTATGAGGAAAAAattgatgtctagttttcttctcAATAAAGCAAGCTTTAAACATATTATTGAATCTGATCTATATGTAATTGTCAAAGAGTAATTTTGTGGGAaaggggtatgcatgtgatgaGATGCTTAAGTTGGACGTTGAGAtaaataaaacttctacttctgtttatatgttttttctACCAATTTTTGCATGatcgtttgtgtcatattaatgatcgttatgttggaatcatgagtagtttaggattaatctcaatggttaaaaagaattttgaaaagtgtgagaCTTGTAGTAAAGCTAAAATCACATAaaggcctcattttcaagttgaaagaaaaactgatttgttagaattagtgtAATACCCTGTATTAaataagggcatatatgtcatttagctttaatgaaaaaaatcagaatttttttttaaaagaagggTTGGAAGCCCTAACAGAAGAAGCAGATTTTCTGCAACTTCAGCggttaaaaataatatataggaCTCTTCTGGTTCTACAGTGAGcaaggagaaaataaattaaaaattcaaagtttCAGTTCTCAAACTAAAGagagaagttgaagaagaagaagaaagaaaagaatgtaagtTTCTTAACTTAGTTTAAAGGTTGAATTTCTATTTTCCATAACTATAAGATTGAAAATTGGGAAGTTGAGAAACATGGGTTTAGAAGAGATAGAGgaaatttatttcattcttatgaAACAAGTGAATATAGTCAATGATTTGAACAATAAACTTTGGTATTGGGcttatatgcaataaaagtaatTAGGCAGTATTGACCAAAAAGAGACTATTTTGTGTGATTAAATTACTAATTAAGTGATTGAGCAGATTTCTAATCAATCATGAAACCTATATGGCTGGTTTTTGTTGATGTAGTATGAATTACCTAAACAAAGGAGTTAACACGAAATTGTTATGAATGTGTTTATAGTTTGACCAAAGAAATTCATACGGATCATTCGAGTGAAGAGCTTGGTGTTTCAACACAAGTATTGTGAGTAGTAATCTTACCACAATTgatgttttataattttcatgattttcacatggtttataaagtaaatgtgtAACTGAACGTTTTGAACTTGCATGTGGCACAAGTCTCTTACTGGATATGATATTACTGAATATGATACTGAAAAAGATTATTTGATTTGAGATGGTCTCATTTTTATAAGATATGGTTTGTgttattaaaaatgttttacaCTTATTTGAGAAATAGTATTTTGACAGGTGAGGGTTGAActttgaaatgatatgatttgataagatttaaatgctcaatttgattttgaaataattttactgATTACAAGAAGAATATAAATGGGAGTAGACCTTGATGAATCCCGTAGCTAACGGCGGGATCGTTAGACCTGGTGCACCTTGAAGTTATTGATTTCTGATAAAGCCTCGCTAGTGGGATGTGAAACTACTATTCTGTTACTGATATCCCTCGAGTAGGGATCTACtgatatgaatatttaactCCGTTATGAGGAGTTCACTGTTATTAATTACTTCCTAAAGAGAAGGCCACTCTGATTACATGATTCATCCTTGGAAACCTCCCAGAAATAAGgtttgatatgaaaatgttCTTTTAATGAGTTTGCTATTATGTATTTACAGTGATTATGCTTATATGAGGCATATAAGATTGaatattgttattgtttttgaaaGAGCATTATATCATCATTATGACTATTACACTAGAatattttctgatttgtccCTTATTAAAATGATTGTGGTTCAGTATTATTACTCACTCAGCTAGCGTCTCACTCCTTGCTAATTGCTTTTACAGAGAATTCAGGTGGTATTGAGGAGGATATCATTAACTATATAATAAGATTTGGTTGTATCTGGTGAGCCCCGCATTGCTTCGCGTGACAAGAGAACATTTGATTTTCCATGTTTATTTAGTTCCTTTAAATTCTTAGAGTCGCTCCATTTGTCAGTTCTTATTTAGACTCAAGATATTCTTTCGAATTGTAGTCAAGTGACTAATTTGAacctttttttcatatttggagATGAATTggtttattttcatgaaaattagaTCATTGATGGATATTATGTTGTGGTTTATAGTTATTAGTTGTGTTATGGATTTCTCATACAGGGAAAATTTAGGATAGGCATAAAAACAAAGGACACTCTGCCCGATTTTCTCTATAATCCTGATAAGGCTTGCTTTGGATTTTCCCCCCTTAGCGCCAATCATGATCCTTAATTGGATTGTGACAAattttgtatcagagcactaggttattCTTATGAATTATGGAGCACACGTTAGTAGTAGAATCTCAATAATGGTTAGGTTGTCGGCCATTTCTATAATTGTGATTCTGCAAGGACGTGATAGGATGTGTCTAGTTTTTCTTTCGCTTTACGTATATGTGTGTAACTTTTAGAGACAACTAGATTAATctaaaattattcatttctATTAAACCAGATGGCTCGAACTTGATTATCTAATGACACAACTACAACAGGTGTTCCTGAGACACCTAATGTCACTTCAGCCAAGCAACCAACTTCCTCAACTTGGGGAGAAACAAGGCTCGCATAACTGGTCGAGGAGAGGGCCGCAACACCACCACTAGGACATCAAGGGAGGTCACTCCGAAAAGGAGCGCTAGTCCACCTCCAACATCGCAGGAGAATGCTACTGTTGTGGTACTTGCCTCCATGCAGAAAGCCATAGAGAGTTTGGTCAATAGAATGAATAGACATAAGAGGGATGGTCAGCGTAATTTTGCTGTTACTCAGACACATGCACCACTTCAGACACCTTCGCGGACTTATACTTTTGGGAATAAAGAGGTATCCTTGCAGgaattcttgaaattgaaatcaCCAAAATTCACCGGTTCTGATGGTTCAGCGGATCCTCAAAGCTTCTTGGATGGGAAGTTCTAGTGAGAAATCGGTGGAGCTGGCAGCATACAAACTAGAGGACATGGCTAATACTTGGTAAGAGATTGTGTTGCTTGGTCGGCCTACTGGGGCAACATCACTAAAGTGGGATGAATTCACTAAGTTGTTCATGGATAATTTCCTTCCTAACAGTGAGAGACACAAGTATGCAACACAATTTGAGAGGTTGGTACAGACTTCAGATATGAATGTGGCAACTTATAACGCCACATTCTGTAAGCTTGCTAGATATGCTCTTTTGTTTGTACCTACTGAAGCGGATAGAGTTCAGAGATTCGTGCATGGGTTGGTTAGTTCTCTATTCAATGCCCTAGCTCCAAATATGAGTACTATGACTTATTCAGA comes from Solanum pennellii chromosome 1, SPENNV200 and encodes:
- the LOC107031334 gene encoding dirigent protein 11-like; amino-acid sequence: MHIPNSSLFPLIIVALPLLYWTFNFRKQTKLAFYVHDYLSGHDTSAITVAGKEGPQTSVLSFGTIIAVDDPVTEGPDLNSKLIGRAQGMYINSQLDGKGLHLMFSIIFTDGIYKGSTLEIQGADLFAMNEREFSIVSGTGYFRFVRGYGIMTTHFIDIPNLKAILKLDVTVKHY